In Streptomyces hawaiiensis, one genomic interval encodes:
- a CDS encoding RICIN domain-containing protein, with product MRATRTAAAVSAILAGALLAAASPAIALTPAPHSGEPAPKRALATIKIKNYKSGKYLAAVSSANGAKVVQKSSSDSYLQRWETILTEGGTTYSWENWQSKLNLGIDRASTSAGAAAITATPSGDLNQDWDRVWEDYGPDGHAIKNRKSGMCLGVSGASTADGAQVAQFPCDGSANQGWIIVP from the coding sequence ATGCGCGCAACACGAACTGCAGCCGCCGTCTCGGCGATCCTGGCGGGAGCGCTGCTGGCCGCGGCCAGCCCTGCGATCGCTCTCACCCCGGCGCCCCACAGTGGTGAACCGGCGCCGAAGCGTGCCCTCGCCACCATCAAGATCAAGAACTACAAGTCCGGGAAGTACCTGGCGGCCGTGAGTTCCGCCAACGGGGCAAAGGTCGTCCAGAAGTCCAGCAGCGACAGCTACCTGCAGCGATGGGAAACCATCCTGACCGAGGGCGGTACCACGTACAGCTGGGAGAACTGGCAGTCGAAGTTGAACCTCGGTATCGACCGCGCCAGTACTTCAGCTGGGGCGGCGGCCATCACGGCAACTCCGTCCGGCGACCTTAACCAGGACTGGGACAGGGTCTGGGAGGACTACGGCCCGGACGGCCACGCAATCAAGAATCGCAAGAGCGGCATGTGCCTGGGTGTCTCCGGCGCCAGCACCGCCGACGGTGCGCAGGTAGCCCAGTTCCCCTGTGACGGATCCGCCAACCAGGGCTGGATCATAGTTCCATAG
- a CDS encoding RICIN domain-containing protein, producing MRKRHNRNIVAAMMAGTLMAAVSPAIASAQSPQDSDAKPVPILKASASAGIQDFARAESPRSSEPAPQKVAVTTARLVNLKSGKALQAVSTANGARVVQQPTTSGQGLQIWEVYLFGDYYTFENQAAGRNLGINGASTSAGAAAITATPSGDLNQDWFADWNGYGGEYFAMVSRKSGLCLGITGASTANGAAAAQFPCDDSANQGWAMH from the coding sequence GTGCGTAAGAGACACAACAGGAACATCGTCGCTGCGATGATGGCCGGTACGCTGATGGCGGCAGTCAGCCCTGCGATCGCTAGCGCTCAGTCGCCGCAGGACAGCGACGCGAAGCCCGTGCCGATCCTCAAGGCCTCCGCCTCTGCGGGGATTCAGGACTTCGCCCGCGCCGAGTCGCCTCGGAGCAGCGAGCCGGCACCCCAGAAGGTAGCGGTGACTACGGCTCGGCTCGTGAACCTCAAGTCCGGGAAGGCGTTGCAGGCTGTCAGTACCGCCAACGGAGCAAGGGTCGTCCAGCAGCCCACGACCAGTGGCCAGGGGTTGCAGATCTGGGAGGTCTACCTCTTCGGCGACTACTACACCTTCGAGAACCAGGCGGCGGGGCGGAACCTCGGCATCAATGGTGCGAGCACTTCTGCCGGCGCGGCGGCTATCACGGCAACTCCGTCCGGCGACCTCAACCAAGACTGGTTCGCAGACTGGAATGGCTACGGCGGAGAGTATTTCGCCATGGTGAGCCGCAAGAGCGGCCTGTGTCTTGGCATCACGGGCGCCAGCACCGCCAACGGCGCTGCGGCCGCCCAGTTCCCCTGCGATGACTCGGCCAACCAGGGCTGGGCGATGCATTAG
- a CDS encoding RICIN domain-containing protein produces MRTSRARKVIVAGAVVGALMAVTSPAIASASPTDRVSAPTPLPLSSLKDRSVAAKTVGLRNVKSGKYLQPTSNSTANGARVVQQPGNDQNSSQHWNMIQDGDLFSFENGRAGKNLGVDGASTQAGAAAIIANPSGDANQDWLIVPTSGDRGALQNRKSHLCLGISGASTTNGAQAAQFACDGSSNQQWQLIVL; encoded by the coding sequence ATGCGCACATCGCGCGCCAGGAAAGTCATCGTCGCAGGCGCCGTGGTCGGAGCGTTGATGGCCGTCACCAGTCCGGCGATCGCCTCCGCATCGCCGACGGACCGCGTCTCGGCCCCAACTCCCCTGCCGCTGTCGAGCCTCAAGGACCGGTCAGTTGCCGCCAAGACCGTCGGGCTCAGGAACGTAAAGTCCGGGAAGTACCTGCAGCCCACAAGTAACAGCACTGCCAACGGAGCCAGAGTCGTTCAGCAGCCGGGAAACGACCAGAACTCCTCGCAGCACTGGAACATGATCCAGGACGGCGACCTCTTCAGCTTCGAGAACGGTCGCGCGGGCAAAAACCTGGGGGTCGACGGCGCTAGCACCCAAGCCGGCGCTGCGGCCATCATCGCGAATCCGTCCGGCGACGCCAACCAGGACTGGCTGATCGTCCCCACGAGTGGGGACCGGGGCGCACTGCAGAACCGTAAGAGCCACCTGTGCCTGGGCATATCGGGTGCGAGCACCACGAACGGCGCACAGGCCGCCCAGTTTGCATGTGATGGGTCGAGCAACCAACAGTGGCAGCTCATCGTGCTGTGA